The following are from one region of the Petrotoga mobilis SJ95 genome:
- the htpG gene encoding molecular chaperone HtpG: MPEVKEFQAETKQLLNLIINSIYTHKDIFLRELISNASDALDKIRFLSLKDPSILQNDTELQIRIDIDKDNNTLIVEDNGIGMSYEEVIENLGTIAKSGTKNFLNQLKQAQSENTVISLIGQFGVGFYSAFMVAKKVIVETKKWDQDKGVRWESDGTGTYSVEECEKANRGTKITLILKDDLDEDENYLDQYKIQELVKKHSNYIKYPIKMKWEEEVEAGKQKITVKILNSMVPLWNKNKEEITQNEYNEFYKEHFYDWNDPFDVIHFKAEGTTVEFTALLYIPSKLPFTFFSKDYKRGLNLYSKNVFIMENCEEVLPDYLGFVKGLVDSPDFSLNISREILQKNKQLKVIRKNIERKILDALKSKLENEREKYVEFWKEFGKVIKAGLYQNIQEKEKVQDLLLFESSTSDKNMVTLKEYISKMKEDQGNYIYYAVGESKDIIENLPQMESFKEKGYEVLYLTDEIDEFLIKLMHDYEGKEFKSISSSNVKIDEKFKEKEEENKDLLQKIKEYLKDKVKDVRLTDKLKESPACIVSANEAISLNMEKTLKNLEQLPFEAEKILELNPDHQVFKILTDIYHKDPNSEEIKDYAELLYNQSLLLEGLEIEDKATFAKLITKLMIK; the protein is encoded by the coding sequence ATGCCGGAAGTAAAAGAATTTCAAGCAGAAACAAAACAATTGCTCAACTTGATAATAAACTCCATTTACACACACAAAGATATATTTTTAAGAGAGCTGATTTCTAACGCCTCAGACGCGCTTGATAAAATCAGATTCTTATCTTTGAAAGACCCTAGCATTTTACAAAATGATACCGAACTGCAAATTAGAATCGATATAGACAAAGACAACAACACTTTGATAGTTGAAGATAACGGTATCGGAATGTCTTATGAAGAGGTAATCGAAAACTTAGGAACTATTGCAAAATCAGGCACCAAAAACTTTCTGAACCAACTAAAACAGGCTCAATCTGAAAACACTGTAATAAGCCTAATAGGTCAATTCGGTGTTGGATTTTATTCCGCATTCATGGTGGCTAAAAAAGTTATTGTAGAAACAAAAAAGTGGGATCAAGATAAAGGTGTAAGATGGGAATCCGATGGAACAGGAACTTATTCAGTTGAAGAATGTGAAAAAGCCAATAGAGGAACTAAGATTACCTTAATATTGAAAGACGATTTAGATGAGGATGAAAATTATTTGGACCAATATAAAATTCAAGAATTAGTCAAAAAACACTCCAACTATATAAAATATCCCATAAAAATGAAATGGGAAGAAGAAGTGGAAGCAGGTAAACAGAAGATAACCGTTAAAATACTTAATTCGATGGTTCCCTTATGGAACAAAAACAAAGAAGAAATAACTCAAAACGAATACAACGAGTTCTACAAAGAACATTTTTACGATTGGAACGATCCTTTCGATGTTATTCATTTCAAAGCTGAAGGAACTACGGTTGAATTCACCGCATTGCTTTATATTCCTTCTAAGTTGCCGTTTACCTTTTTCAGCAAAGATTACAAAAGAGGGTTGAACCTCTATTCAAAGAACGTTTTTATAATGGAAAACTGTGAAGAAGTTCTCCCCGATTATTTGGGTTTTGTTAAAGGATTGGTGGACTCTCCCGACTTCTCTTTGAATATCTCAAGAGAAATACTCCAGAAAAACAAGCAACTTAAAGTAATAAGAAAAAATATTGAAAGAAAGATATTAGACGCTTTAAAATCAAAACTTGAAAACGAAAGAGAAAAGTACGTGGAATTTTGGAAAGAATTTGGAAAGGTTATAAAGGCAGGATTATATCAGAATATACAAGAAAAAGAAAAAGTTCAAGATCTGCTTTTATTCGAAAGTTCCACGTCTGATAAAAATATGGTAACCCTTAAAGAATATATTTCAAAAATGAAAGAAGATCAAGGTAATTACATATATTACGCAGTGGGGGAAAGCAAAGATATTATTGAAAACCTACCTCAAATGGAATCCTTCAAAGAAAAAGGTTATGAGGTGTTGTATTTAACAGATGAAATAGACGAATTCCTCATCAAATTGATGCACGACTACGAAGGAAAAGAATTCAAATCGATCAGCAGTTCAAATGTAAAAATAGATGAGAAATTTAAAGAAAAAGAAGAAGAAAACAAAGACTTGCTCCAAAAAATAAAAGAATACCTTAAAGACAAAGTGAAAGATGTTAGATTAACAGATAAATTGAAGGAATCCCCCGCATGTATAGTAAGCGCCAATGAAGCAATATCCTTAAACATGGAAAAGACCTTAAAAAATCTAGAGCAACTACCCTTTGAAGCTGAAAAGATCTTAGAGCTAAATCCTGATCATCAAGTATTTAAAATATTAACAGATATATACCACAAAGATCCTAACTCAGAAGAAATTAAAGATTACGCTGAATTACTTTACAACCAATCTTTGTTACTTGAAGGATTAGAAATCGAAGATAAAGCTACATTTGCAAAACTCATAACAAAGCTAATGATAAAATAA
- the amrB gene encoding AmmeMemoRadiSam system protein B — protein sequence MEKVRNPVVAGTFYPSNPEKLKNLLKSFFGDSFKVNTEKLIPPMGAIVPHAGYIYSGETAAKAYKKVFEKGIAKRVFLLGPNHTGLGSKISVFTSGSWKTPLGTINVDGKTAGKILKELDIYNDESAHSREHSLEVQLPFLQYAIGNDFEIVPICMMDQSLETSKNLGEILADIIEEGDLIIASSDMNHYESHEKTLLKDEKVIETLKNMNLQEMYDTIRRYNISMCGYGPVAALLSIGFTDIEIIDHTTSGLISGDYEAVVGYLSAIVSNLQK from the coding sequence ATGGAGAAGGTTAGAAATCCTGTGGTTGCAGGTACTTTTTACCCTTCGAATCCAGAAAAATTAAAAAACCTTCTAAAAAGTTTTTTTGGTGATAGTTTTAAAGTAAATACCGAAAAATTAATTCCCCCTATGGGAGCAATAGTACCTCATGCTGGTTACATATATTCTGGAGAAACCGCAGCAAAAGCTTACAAAAAGGTATTTGAGAAAGGTATAGCAAAAAGAGTATTTTTATTAGGGCCTAATCATACAGGATTAGGTTCTAAAATATCAGTTTTCACAAGCGGTAGTTGGAAAACTCCCTTGGGAACGATAAATGTTGACGGAAAAACCGCAGGGAAAATTTTGAAAGAGTTAGACATTTATAACGATGAATCTGCACATTCGAGAGAACATTCATTAGAGGTACAACTGCCTTTTCTTCAGTATGCTATAGGAAATGATTTTGAAATTGTACCCATCTGTATGATGGATCAAAGTTTAGAAACCTCCAAAAACCTTGGAGAAATTTTAGCAGATATCATAGAAGAAGGAGATTTGATCATAGCTTCTTCTGATATGAATCATTACGAAAGTCACGAAAAAACATTGCTAAAAGATGAAAAAGTTATAGAAACATTAAAAAATATGAATCTGCAAGAAATGTATGATACAATAAGAAGATATAATATAAGTATGTGTGGATACGGTCCCGTGGCTGCTCTTTTAAGTATAGGATTTACTGATATTGAAATAATTGACCACACTACGAGTGGCCTAATAAGCGGTGATTATGAAGCGGTAGTTGGATACCTTTCCGCAATAGTTAGTAATTTGCAAAAATAA
- a CDS encoding Asp23/Gls24 family envelope stress response protein, producing MLIETEFGTVDIKNDVIKELVYKAVIESYGTVEISGKQGFFDRISSFWSKSEDRGINVSENEESIVIDLFLVFEYGLPIKKVAQNIQENVHHRVTSMLNFDNIKVNVSISGLKY from the coding sequence ATGTTAATAGAAACAGAATTTGGTACTGTAGATATCAAAAACGATGTTATAAAAGAATTGGTTTATAAGGCTGTTATCGAATCCTACGGCACGGTTGAAATCTCTGGAAAGCAAGGTTTTTTTGATAGGATATCAAGTTTTTGGTCAAAAAGTGAAGATAGAGGAATAAACGTATCAGAAAATGAAGAAAGTATAGTAATTGATCTCTTCCTCGTTTTTGAATATGGCCTTCCCATTAAAAAGGTAGCTCAAAATATACAAGAGAATGTTCACCATAGAGTCACATCTATGCTAAATTTTGATAATATCAAAGTAAATGTGAGCATATCTGGCTTGAAATATTAA
- a CDS encoding DAK2 domain-containing protein yields MLKFLYAKDLYLALKKGAAELAKNKDEINALNVFPVPDGDTGNNMLAGMLEACKSMDEVEDKDDMKSMMESLRRGLLLGARGNSGVILSQIFRGITEILEKKKRINTQDFIKALQNAKDRAYNAVMKPVEGTMLTLIRRLSEKMEESMSEEKDFLVFFDAIVKYSFEIVEETPKYLKKLRDSNVVDAGAKGLAYILKGMNDALHGDIEVELEELESATPEQITEIAYEELTYQYCTEAIVKFQKQPIQKKTLEEIRSFLEGLGDSIVLVNQDDILKTHIHTNHPGLVFEKFLEHGELIKTKIDNMKSQHEHIIEKQKEGKIADIEQAKVAVNNNLNNKNWGVIAVSPGKGISDIFISLGVDQVIFGGQTTNPSVKDFSDAINKVPQKKVIILPNNPNIILAAEKAAELTDKEILILPTKHIQEGISALLGFDDNMDKEELKESMMGYVKSIVPIEVTYAVRDSTIKGEKIKKGEYLIFLGKELKAHGKNVYKETEKVLEELIKKGYEIITIIYGEGAKKEKIDQLVKNLTQKYANIEIEIHNGGQRHYPLLISVE; encoded by the coding sequence ATGCTCAAGTTTTTGTATGCAAAAGACCTATATTTAGCTCTAAAAAAAGGTGCAGCAGAATTAGCTAAAAACAAAGATGAAATTAACGCCCTTAATGTTTTTCCTGTCCCAGATGGAGACACGGGTAATAATATGTTAGCAGGTATGCTCGAAGCTTGTAAAAGTATGGATGAAGTTGAAGATAAAGACGATATGAAATCTATGATGGAAAGTTTGAGAAGAGGTCTTTTACTAGGAGCAAGGGGTAACTCAGGTGTTATTTTGTCACAAATATTTCGTGGAATAACTGAAATTCTCGAAAAAAAGAAAAGAATCAACACCCAAGATTTTATAAAAGCCCTTCAAAACGCTAAAGATAGAGCTTACAACGCCGTTATGAAACCAGTTGAAGGAACAATGCTGACTTTAATTCGAAGATTGTCAGAAAAGATGGAAGAAAGTATGTCCGAAGAAAAGGATTTTTTGGTTTTTTTCGATGCGATAGTAAAGTATTCATTTGAAATAGTAGAGGAAACCCCAAAATATTTGAAAAAATTACGCGATTCGAATGTTGTGGATGCTGGAGCAAAAGGACTTGCTTACATTTTAAAAGGGATGAATGATGCACTTCACGGCGATATTGAAGTAGAACTTGAGGAATTAGAATCTGCCACACCTGAACAAATAACAGAAATAGCCTATGAAGAACTAACATACCAGTATTGCACAGAAGCGATAGTAAAATTCCAGAAACAGCCTATACAAAAAAAGACCTTAGAAGAAATAAGGAGTTTTTTGGAAGGTCTAGGAGATTCCATTGTTTTAGTTAATCAGGATGACATATTAAAAACACACATACACACAAATCATCCAGGATTAGTCTTTGAAAAGTTTTTAGAACATGGCGAATTGATCAAAACAAAGATAGACAATATGAAATCACAACACGAACATATTATAGAAAAACAAAAAGAGGGCAAAATAGCCGATATAGAGCAAGCTAAAGTGGCTGTTAACAATAATCTGAATAATAAAAATTGGGGTGTGATTGCAGTCTCTCCAGGAAAAGGTATTTCAGATATCTTTATAAGTTTGGGAGTGGATCAAGTTATTTTTGGAGGTCAAACCACTAACCCTAGTGTAAAAGACTTCTCAGATGCGATTAATAAAGTTCCACAAAAAAAAGTGATCATACTCCCCAATAACCCAAATATTATTCTGGCTGCTGAAAAAGCTGCAGAGTTAACAGATAAAGAAATATTGATATTACCTACAAAACACATTCAAGAAGGCATAAGTGCCTTGCTTGGTTTCGATGACAATATGGACAAAGAAGAATTAAAAGAATCCATGATGGGATACGTTAAATCTATCGTCCCGATTGAAGTTACTTATGCGGTCAGGGATTCCACCATTAAGGGTGAAAAGATAAAAAAAGGCGAGTACTTGATATTTCTTGGAAAAGAGTTAAAAGCTCATGGAAAGAACGTTTATAAAGAAACGGAAAAAGTTTTAGAGGAACTAATAAAAAAAGGTTATGAAATCATTACCATAATTTACGGTGAAGGTGCCAAAAAAGAAAAGATCGATCAACTAGTAAAAAATCTGACCCAAAAATACGCCAATATAGAGATAGAAATTCACAACGGTGGGCAGAGACATTATCCACTGCTTATTTCCGTTGAGTAA
- a CDS encoding glycine--tRNA ligase subunit alpha, producing the protein MYIQDVIMNLEKFWSDFGCVIDQPYDIEMGAGTYSPATFFRSFGANEWRVAYTQPCRRPTDGRYGENPNRMQRFYQYQVVLKPSPKDVQDLYIRSLESLGISPKEHDIRFVEDNWESPTLGAWGVGWEVWLDGMEITQFTYFQQMGGIPLTYIPVELTYGIERIAMYLQNIDNVYETKWNKNVKYKDIYKENERQFSYYNFEEADIDMLKTLYNMYKKEFQRLIAKQLYLPAYDYLAKSAHVFNLMDARNAIGVNERHQYILDIRNMAKSCAKLYIDSSNAEVIDVE; encoded by the coding sequence TTGTACATTCAAGATGTGATTATGAACTTAGAAAAATTTTGGTCCGATTTTGGATGTGTTATAGACCAACCTTACGATATAGAGATGGGGGCAGGGACATACAGTCCTGCCACTTTTTTTAGATCTTTTGGGGCAAATGAATGGAGAGTTGCCTATACTCAACCTTGTAGAAGGCCAACAGACGGTAGATACGGTGAAAACCCAAATAGAATGCAACGATTTTATCAATACCAGGTAGTTCTCAAACCTTCACCCAAAGACGTCCAAGATCTATATATTAGGTCTTTGGAATCTTTAGGGATATCCCCTAAGGAACATGACATAAGGTTCGTAGAAGATAATTGGGAATCTCCTACTTTAGGAGCGTGGGGGGTTGGATGGGAAGTATGGTTAGATGGTATGGAGATCACTCAGTTCACGTACTTTCAACAGATGGGAGGCATCCCATTAACTTATATTCCCGTTGAACTTACGTATGGAATTGAGAGAATAGCTATGTATTTACAGAACATCGACAACGTTTATGAAACTAAATGGAATAAAAATGTAAAATACAAAGACATATACAAAGAAAACGAAAGGCAGTTTTCTTACTATAATTTTGAAGAAGCTGATATAGATATGCTTAAAACACTTTACAATATGTATAAAAAAGAATTTCAAAGGCTAATTGCAAAACAATTATATTTACCTGCATACGACTATTTAGCAAAATCAGCACATGTATTCAACTTAATGGACGCAAGAAATGCCATTGGAGTTAACGAAAGGCATCAATACATATTGGATATAAGGAATATGGCGAAAAGCTGTGCAAAACTATATATAGACAGTTCAAATGCGGAGGTAATTGATGTTGAATAG
- the glyS gene encoding glycine--tRNA ligase subunit beta, producing the protein MLNRAIFEIGVEDLPPSEFDNILTQLEEGLKKSLEKNDLNFLSMNIFISPRRFGAYIVGLPDKQPDKKEKRKGPPKKICFDENNQPTKALEGFAKGQGVQVKDVKFENNDGAEYAYIEFVKAGEPTKIILQNIIPELITNMNFAKSMRWGKGNYTFVRPVHWVLGLYNREILEFEMFNEKSSNKSYGHRFFGEEMIITNPQTFFSELKKNYVIPLYEERIEVIEREIQELEDEYNIKISLEEHEDLIREIAKMTEFPKGVVGSFDEKYLFLPPEIIIVTVRHHQRSFVAMKDGKVINKYIAFQDGFGRKSNVTNGYTRVINARLDDAAFYYEDDLKTDIQKRLEDLKSITYQVELGNYREKCERISTLSSKIAEKLGFENLDVVKRAGLLCKIDIPSKVVYEFPELQGIMARIYLKHKGENEDVFLTAEEHYKPLSENDEISQNLVANIVSIADKIDDLIGYFGIGKIPSGSKDPFALRRKAFGILRILISMEWDLNLKELIDLSEKVFAESGKSNISIKPVEVELKSFLSNRLGTILERENISAEAINSVLINVYKPLRAYLAAKSLDKFIKKEEFQDFITAFQRVNNISKNHYSQEYHGRLFVEEEEKTLFQKYLEVKSQFENCLKKLDYDGAIESLISLKENIDRYFDNIFVMSEDESIRSNRLGFLKSLSALFYEIGDVEKLYKG; encoded by the coding sequence ATGTTGAATAGGGCAATTTTTGAAATAGGTGTTGAAGATTTACCCCCATCAGAATTTGATAATATACTAACTCAATTGGAAGAAGGATTAAAAAAATCCTTGGAAAAAAATGATTTGAATTTTTTGTCTATGAATATCTTCATTTCCCCTCGTAGGTTTGGAGCTTACATCGTGGGCCTTCCAGATAAACAGCCCGATAAAAAAGAAAAAAGAAAAGGTCCTCCAAAAAAGATTTGCTTCGATGAAAATAACCAACCTACAAAAGCACTCGAAGGTTTTGCAAAAGGCCAAGGTGTTCAGGTAAAAGATGTAAAATTTGAAAATAATGACGGCGCAGAATACGCATATATAGAGTTTGTTAAAGCGGGAGAGCCTACCAAAATTATTTTACAAAATATCATTCCAGAATTGATAACAAACATGAATTTTGCCAAAAGTATGAGGTGGGGAAAAGGTAATTACACCTTTGTAAGACCGGTACATTGGGTCTTAGGTTTGTACAATAGAGAGATTTTAGAATTCGAAATGTTCAATGAAAAATCCTCCAACAAAAGTTATGGTCATCGTTTTTTTGGCGAAGAGATGATAATTACAAATCCTCAAACTTTCTTTAGTGAATTAAAAAAGAACTATGTAATCCCCCTATATGAAGAAAGAATAGAAGTAATAGAGAGAGAAATTCAAGAGCTAGAAGATGAATATAATATCAAGATTTCTTTGGAAGAGCACGAGGATTTAATTCGAGAAATTGCCAAAATGACAGAATTTCCTAAAGGGGTAGTTGGAAGTTTTGATGAAAAATATCTTTTTCTACCACCAGAAATCATCATTGTCACTGTAAGACACCATCAAAGAAGTTTTGTGGCGATGAAAGATGGAAAGGTAATCAACAAATACATAGCTTTCCAGGACGGATTTGGCAGAAAAAGCAACGTTACTAATGGCTATACTAGAGTAATAAACGCAAGATTAGACGATGCAGCTTTTTACTATGAAGACGACTTAAAAACGGATATACAGAAGAGGCTTGAAGATTTAAAGAGTATTACTTATCAAGTAGAATTAGGAAATTACAGAGAAAAATGTGAGCGAATATCAACACTCAGTTCAAAAATTGCCGAAAAACTTGGTTTTGAAAATTTAGATGTAGTTAAAAGAGCCGGCTTGTTATGTAAAATTGACATCCCTTCAAAAGTTGTATATGAGTTTCCTGAATTGCAAGGAATTATGGCAAGAATCTATTTGAAACACAAAGGAGAAAATGAAGATGTTTTCTTAACAGCCGAAGAACACTACAAACCTCTTTCGGAAAATGATGAAATATCTCAAAATTTAGTTGCTAATATCGTCTCCATAGCGGACAAAATAGATGACCTAATCGGATATTTTGGTATAGGAAAGATCCCTTCAGGATCAAAAGATCCTTTTGCATTGAGAAGAAAAGCTTTTGGAATCTTAAGAATTTTGATATCGATGGAATGGGACCTGAACCTTAAAGAACTTATCGACTTATCAGAAAAAGTGTTCGCCGAAAGTGGGAAATCTAACATATCTATAAAACCTGTAGAAGTTGAGTTAAAAAGTTTCTTATCCAACCGTTTAGGAACCATCTTAGAAAGAGAAAACATATCCGCAGAGGCAATAAATTCGGTTTTAATAAATGTATATAAACCTTTAAGAGCTTACTTGGCTGCCAAATCATTGGATAAGTTTATAAAAAAAGAAGAATTTCAAGATTTTATTACAGCGTTTCAAAGGGTAAACAACATTTCAAAAAACCATTATTCCCAAGAATATCATGGCAGACTATTCGTAGAAGAAGAGGAAAAAACGTTATTTCAAAAATATTTGGAAGTGAAGTCTCAATTTGAAAACTGTTTGAAAAAATTAGATTACGATGGAGCGATTGAAAGCTTAATCTCTTTAAAAGAAAATATTGACAGGTATTTTGATAACATTTTTGTTATGTCTGAAGATGAATCTATAAGAAGCAATAGACTAGGTTTTTTAAAATCTTTATCAGCGCTGTTTTATGAAATTGGAGACGTGGAAAAACTATACAAAGGCTAA
- a CDS encoding TM0106 family RecB-like putative nuclease: MDLLYYENFKSCSYFVPTYKRQGSYFDININGLKVEANYESINNGVVKIIRMGNNFKKSYWLHIYTVYKYFKDKGEPIKRIVLETSNGSYEINVSDILLREKWITKELNDLKSTKKVHGPHCKFCKIKNQCHLEFLREGDYSIVPNLSKSMVEDLKNMNLEPLTVIKTNQIEKLDKRFKKPLYNLKSLIENQVYVIDEHSFPQDYIVFDVETYLNKDFLFGFLENETYVPFFLEKNTYKIAAKMVDFLYEKDKVLLHYDKNDLTALKKLSSKYPLLRDKLSKISSKTCDLYEIIRKNYSLPVVSYSLKDISKYFGFNWKTELNGFAVILEYKSYLNGNRNALKNIFKYNEDDCRATKLVLESLRAI, encoded by the coding sequence ATGGATTTACTTTACTATGAAAATTTTAAAAGTTGCAGTTATTTCGTTCCTACCTATAAAAGACAAGGTTCATACTTTGATATTAATATAAATGGTTTGAAGGTTGAAGCTAATTATGAAAGCATCAACAACGGTGTAGTAAAAATCATTAGAATGGGGAACAATTTTAAAAAATCTTATTGGTTACATATATATACCGTATATAAATATTTCAAAGATAAGGGTGAACCTATAAAAAGAATTGTTTTAGAAACATCCAATGGAAGTTATGAAATAAATGTTTCAGATATTCTTTTAAGAGAAAAATGGATAACGAAAGAACTTAACGATCTTAAATCAACTAAAAAAGTCCATGGGCCACATTGTAAATTCTGCAAAATTAAAAACCAATGCCATTTGGAATTTTTAAGGGAAGGAGATTATTCCATAGTCCCTAACTTAAGTAAATCTATGGTTGAGGATTTAAAAAATATGAATTTGGAACCATTGACAGTTATAAAAACCAATCAAATAGAAAAATTGGACAAAAGATTCAAAAAACCTTTATACAATCTAAAATCTCTAATTGAAAACCAAGTTTACGTTATTGATGAGCATTCTTTTCCACAAGATTATATAGTCTTTGACGTAGAAACTTACTTAAACAAAGACTTTTTATTCGGATTTTTGGAAAACGAAACTTACGTTCCTTTCTTTTTAGAAAAAAACACATACAAAATCGCTGCAAAAATGGTAGATTTCCTGTATGAAAAAGACAAAGTGCTATTGCATTACGATAAAAATGATCTCACAGCCTTAAAAAAACTTTCATCTAAATATCCTCTATTGAGAGATAAATTAAGTAAAATTTCCTCAAAAACGTGTGATCTATACGAAATAATAAGAAAAAATTACAGTTTACCCGTTGTCTCTTATTCATTAAAAGATATAAGTAAATACTTTGGTTTTAATTGGAAAACAGAGTTAAATGGTTTTGCGGTTATACTCGAGTACAAAAGTTATCTGAACGGCAATAGAAATGCTTTGAAAAATATTTTTAAATACAATGAAGATGATTGTAGAGCTACAAAATTAGTATTAGAAAGCCTTAGGGCCATTTAG
- a CDS encoding chromate transporter, producing the protein MKDLWNLFITFARIGSLTFGGGYAMLPMIQEEVVKKHNWATDEEVIDYYAIGQSTPGIIAINTATFVGYKLKGVVGGIFATLGMVFPSIVIITIIAIFFEQFQDLQIVQHAFGGIRVVVVALMLNAIINMWKKSVKDYIGIIIFSVAFIVVAFLKLSPVVVVITSFIVGLIIQQNRIEPPQKGSKDDRK; encoded by the coding sequence ATGAAAGATTTATGGAATTTATTTATAACTTTTGCTCGAATCGGGAGCCTAACTTTTGGTGGTGGCTACGCAATGTTACCAATGATTCAAGAGGAAGTCGTTAAAAAACACAATTGGGCAACCGATGAGGAAGTAATTGATTATTATGCCATCGGTCAAAGTACGCCTGGAATAATTGCTATAAATACAGCTACTTTCGTAGGTTACAAATTAAAAGGGGTAGTGGGAGGAATATTTGCTACATTAGGGATGGTCTTCCCTTCTATCGTAATAATAACCATTATTGCCATATTTTTCGAACAATTTCAAGATTTGCAAATAGTACAACATGCTTTCGGTGGTATTAGGGTAGTTGTAGTTGCACTAATGTTGAACGCTATAATAAATATGTGGAAAAAGTCTGTCAAAGATTACATAGGTATAATTATATTTTCAGTTGCTTTTATTGTTGTTGCTTTCTTAAAATTATCCCCAGTTGTAGTTGTGATAACATCTTTCATAGTCGGATTGATTATACAGCAAAATAGGATAGAACCGCCCCAAAAGGGGTCCAAGGATGATAGAAAGTGA
- a CDS encoding chromate transporter, whose translation MNYITLFFEFFKIGLFSIGGGLATIPFLQDLARKYDWLTLNDLADYIAISESTPGPIGINTATFVGYNFGGIFGGIIAVLGIVTPSIIIITIIAHYFQRFNEKPFIQNGFYALRPAVVGLIGAAAYEVAKVSLFHLESFTETQTLVSIFNFKAIILFMIIIYLMERFRKHPVVYLALGAAVGIIFKF comes from the coding sequence GTGAATTACATTACACTCTTTTTTGAATTCTTTAAAATAGGACTTTTTTCTATAGGTGGAGGTTTGGCAACTATACCTTTTCTTCAAGATCTAGCTCGTAAGTATGATTGGTTAACCCTTAATGACTTAGCTGATTATATAGCTATATCCGAATCTACGCCGGGACCTATTGGAATAAACACAGCTACATTTGTTGGTTATAACTTCGGAGGTATTTTTGGTGGTATAATAGCTGTACTGGGGATAGTGACACCTTCAATAATAATTATTACTATAATTGCCCATTACTTTCAAAGGTTCAATGAAAAACCATTTATACAAAATGGATTTTATGCTTTAAGACCGGCGGTAGTTGGTCTAATAGGTGCAGCAGCGTATGAAGTAGCAAAAGTTTCCTTATTTCATCTTGAGAGTTTTACAGAAACTCAAACTTTGGTTTCTATTTTCAATTTCAAGGCTATAATATTGTTTATGATCATCATTTATCTAATGGAACGGTTTAGAAAGCATCCTGTAGTTTATTTGGCTTTAGGAGCGGCTGTGGGAATAATTTTTAAGTTTTAA
- the tmk gene encoding dTMP kinase: MKKGMLIVIESGTDASGKATQAEILSQRLKDEKIKAYKVEFPNYKSDSSALIKMYLKGEFGENPEAINPYAASTFFAVDRFATYQKELKPLYESGGILISDRYTTSNMIYQSSKFENQSEKDEFLEWLWDLEFNKFNLPKPNYVIFLDIPPKISIELLRKRKEKIIDLTGKDIHEKNIEYINKTYENAKYIAQKYNWTIINCLKENEELKSIEEIHEEIYSIWKQIRDLGEI, from the coding sequence ATGAAAAAAGGAATGCTTATTGTAATAGAATCTGGGACAGACGCAAGTGGCAAAGCAACACAAGCAGAAATATTATCACAAAGATTAAAAGATGAAAAAATTAAGGCATACAAAGTTGAATTTCCAAATTACAAAAGTGACTCTTCCGCTTTGATAAAAATGTATTTAAAAGGTGAATTTGGGGAAAACCCTGAAGCAATAAATCCATACGCTGCTTCCACATTTTTTGCCGTGGACCGATTCGCAACTTATCAAAAAGAATTGAAACCCTTATATGAATCTGGTGGAATTTTAATATCCGATAGGTACACAACCTCCAACATGATATATCAATCTTCAAAATTCGAAAATCAAAGTGAAAAAGATGAATTTTTGGAATGGCTTTGGGATTTGGAATTCAACAAATTTAATTTGCCAAAACCTAATTACGTAATATTTTTAGATATTCCTCCCAAAATAAGTATAGAATTGCTGAGAAAAAGAAAGGAAAAAATAATAGACCTAACAGGAAAAGATATCCATGAAAAAAATATTGAGTACATAAACAAGACATACGAAAATGCAAAATATATCGCCCAGAAGTACAATTGGACAATAATAAACTGTTTAAAAGAAAACGAAGAATTAAAATCAATCGAAGAAATTCACGAAGAGATCTACTCTATATGGAAACAAATAAGAGATTTAGGAGAAATATAA